The Streptomyces sp. CC0208 genome window below encodes:
- a CDS encoding DUF4082 domain-containing protein, with amino-acid sequence MNRWSRRLRGGRLAVIAALVWAVLPQAGTAQAAADPCGTGSNPVVCENSKAGSPMSDWYSPNAYGDIKGFSTKESVQAGDTVQFKIQSPVSYRVEIYRLGWYGGDGARLISTAAQAATTYPANYTTKPATCTTKAATGLVDCGNWPTTVNWTVPADAVSGLYIANLTQSDGDGLMPYPFVVRKDSSTSDVVVQTSDQTWQAYNDYGGQDLYGGTGPAPDGRAYEVSYNRPLDIGGDNGIYGSEFMMLSWLERNGYDVSYLSGVDVSSTSGATLLKKHKVYMSSGHDEYWTQSQYSNVLAARKAGVRQAFFSGNEVFWKTRLAPSIDGTSTADRTLVCYKMTKMAQNNGIADPSGQWTGTWMDPASTNYGQAYQPPNILTGSMFTVNGYRADAITVPGSYGKNRLWRGTSIANLTASQTATFPTGTLGYEWDSDISNSTRPTGAIDLSSTTVDINDGKYRLDWGNMYGNGTATHNLVEFRDQDSGALVFGAGTVQWSWGLTNLPTYDPADTVVTEDARMQQATVNILADMGVQPLTRQSNLVAATASTDTTGPAVTVTSPASGATVPALKPVTIKGTASDSGGVVARVEVSTDGGSTWNAATGLTSWSYTWTPTTPGSASVKVRAVDDSVNIGSTTTLALTVGPQACPCTIWPASAVPGTVNGGDGSSLELGVKFRTTTAGSITGVRFYKSAANTGTHTGSLWTASGTRLATGTFTNETASGWQQLNFSTPVTVKANTTYVASYFAPNGGYSYDGGYFSDKAAGLAPLTGLQSGTDGGNGVYRYSSTSAFPSSASSGSNYWVDVVLDTSTASTTPPAVTSTSPTSGATGTSITAPVSAVFDHAIDAESLTFTVKDPDGNTVPGTKTLPASNKATFTPSTELALHTTYTASVQASDLWGNAMADPVTWTFTTSSQPPAVTCPCTLWNSSATPATAAVTGDGNSVELGTRFTSSADGWITGVTFYKGATNTGTHTGSLWSDDGTLLATGTFTAESPSGWQTMTFATPVAVTAGTAYVASYHAPNGNYAVDGGYFTAAHQSYPLTATADTSAHHNGLYRYGSSAAFPNGSYGSANYWVGPVFTADDPSASLATANASEVSASSLAHTADATSPLVLTLPASTKLSSVTANVTVLSGSKAAKKLHVTAVTSYNRATHKVSVHLSSPLPDGTRFKVGVKVQDKKHHTVKSRTWTLTSKTTVRKKKN; translated from the coding sequence ATGAACAGATGGAGCAGACGGCTCCGGGGCGGGCGCCTCGCCGTCATAGCCGCACTGGTATGGGCGGTGCTCCCGCAGGCGGGGACCGCCCAGGCGGCGGCCGATCCCTGCGGCACGGGCTCGAACCCGGTCGTATGCGAGAACTCCAAGGCGGGCAGCCCGATGTCCGACTGGTACTCGCCCAACGCCTACGGTGACATCAAGGGGTTCTCCACCAAGGAGAGCGTCCAGGCCGGTGACACCGTCCAGTTCAAGATCCAGTCGCCGGTCTCGTACCGCGTCGAGATCTACCGCCTCGGCTGGTACGGCGGCGACGGGGCCCGCCTGATCTCGACCGCGGCCCAGGCGGCGACGACCTACCCGGCCAACTACACGACGAAGCCCGCCACCTGCACCACCAAGGCCGCCACCGGTCTGGTCGACTGCGGCAACTGGCCCACGACCGTGAACTGGACGGTGCCCGCCGACGCCGTCTCCGGCCTGTACATCGCGAACCTCACGCAGTCCGACGGCGACGGCCTGATGCCGTACCCGTTCGTCGTCCGCAAGGACTCCAGCACCTCCGACGTCGTCGTGCAGACCAGTGACCAGACCTGGCAGGCGTACAACGACTACGGCGGCCAGGACCTCTACGGCGGCACCGGGCCCGCGCCCGACGGCCGCGCCTACGAGGTCAGCTACAACCGGCCGCTGGACATCGGCGGCGACAACGGCATCTACGGCTCCGAGTTCATGATGCTGTCCTGGCTGGAGCGCAACGGCTACGACGTCAGCTACCTCTCCGGCGTGGACGTGTCCTCGACCAGCGGCGCCACCCTGCTGAAGAAGCACAAGGTGTACATGTCGTCCGGGCACGACGAGTACTGGACGCAGAGTCAGTACAGCAACGTCCTCGCGGCCCGCAAGGCAGGCGTCAGACAGGCCTTCTTCAGCGGCAACGAGGTGTTCTGGAAGACCCGTCTGGCACCCAGCATCGACGGCACCAGCACCGCCGACCGCACCCTGGTCTGCTACAAGATGACCAAGATGGCCCAGAACAACGGCATCGCCGACCCGAGCGGTCAGTGGACCGGCACCTGGATGGACCCCGCCAGCACGAACTACGGGCAGGCCTACCAGCCGCCGAACATCCTCACCGGCTCCATGTTCACGGTGAACGGCTACCGCGCCGACGCCATCACGGTCCCCGGCTCGTACGGCAAGAACCGGCTGTGGCGGGGCACCTCCATCGCGAACCTCACGGCGAGCCAGACGGCCACCTTCCCGACCGGGACGCTCGGTTACGAGTGGGACAGCGACATCTCCAACAGCACCAGACCGACCGGCGCGATCGACCTGTCGTCCACCACCGTGGACATCAACGACGGGAAGTACCGCCTCGACTGGGGCAACATGTACGGCAACGGCACCGCGACGCACAACCTCGTCGAGTTCCGCGACCAGGACTCCGGAGCCCTGGTGTTCGGGGCCGGAACCGTGCAGTGGTCGTGGGGCCTGACCAACCTGCCGACGTACGACCCGGCGGACACGGTGGTCACCGAGGACGCCCGCATGCAGCAGGCGACCGTGAACATCCTCGCCGACATGGGCGTCCAGCCGCTCACCCGGCAGAGCAACCTGGTCGCCGCGACCGCCTCCACCGACACCACGGGCCCGGCCGTCACGGTGACCAGCCCGGCCTCCGGAGCCACGGTCCCGGCACTGAAGCCGGTCACCATCAAGGGCACCGCCTCCGACTCCGGTGGTGTGGTGGCCCGCGTGGAGGTCTCCACGGACGGCGGATCGACGTGGAACGCCGCGACCGGCCTCACGTCCTGGAGCTACACCTGGACCCCGACGACCCCGGGCTCGGCGTCGGTCAAGGTCCGCGCGGTGGACGACAGCGTCAACATCGGCTCCACCACCACGCTCGCGCTGACCGTCGGCCCCCAGGCCTGCCCCTGCACCATCTGGCCGGCCTCGGCGGTCCCCGGCACCGTCAACGGAGGTGACGGCAGCTCCCTGGAGCTCGGCGTCAAGTTCCGTACCACGACGGCCGGTTCGATCACCGGCGTCCGCTTCTACAAGTCGGCCGCCAACACCGGCACCCACACCGGCAGCCTGTGGACCGCCTCCGGCACCCGCCTGGCCACCGGCACCTTCACCAACGAGACGGCCTCCGGCTGGCAGCAGCTGAACTTCTCCACCCCGGTGACCGTCAAGGCCAACACCACCTATGTCGCCTCGTACTTCGCCCCCAACGGCGGATACTCCTACGACGGCGGCTACTTCTCCGACAAGGCCGCGGGGCTCGCCCCGCTGACCGGGCTCCAGTCCGGCACCGACGGCGGCAACGGCGTCTACCGCTACAGCTCCACCAGCGCCTTCCCGTCCTCGGCGTCCTCCGGCAGCAACTACTGGGTCGACGTTGTGCTGGACACCTCGACGGCCAGTACCACCCCGCCGGCGGTCACCTCCACCTCGCCGACGTCCGGCGCGACCGGTACGTCGATCACGGCTCCGGTGTCGGCCGTCTTCGACCATGCCATCGACGCCGAAAGCCTGACGTTCACGGTGAAGGACCCGGACGGCAACACCGTGCCGGGCACCAAGACGCTTCCCGCGTCGAACAAGGCGACCTTCACCCCGTCGACCGAGCTGGCGCTGCACACCACGTACACGGCGTCCGTCCAGGCCTCCGACCTGTGGGGCAACGCCATGGCGGACCCGGTGACGTGGACCTTCACCACCAGTTCCCAGCCGCCGGCGGTCACCTGCCCCTGCACGCTGTGGAACTCCTCCGCCACCCCGGCCACCGCCGCGGTGACCGGGGACGGCAACTCGGTCGAACTCGGCACCCGGTTCACGTCCTCGGCGGACGGCTGGATCACCGGCGTCACCTTCTACAAGGGCGCGACCAACACCGGTACCCACACCGGCAGCCTGTGGTCCGACGACGGCACGCTCCTGGCCACCGGCACCTTCACCGCCGAGTCGCCGTCCGGCTGGCAGACGATGACCTTCGCCACCCCGGTGGCCGTCACCGCAGGCACCGCCTACGTCGCCTCCTACCACGCGCCGAACGGCAACTACGCGGTGGACGGCGGCTACTTCACGGCGGCCCACCAGTCCTACCCGCTCACGGCCACCGCCGACACCAGCGCCCACCACAACGGGCTCTACCGGTACGGCAGTTCCGCGGCCTTCCCGAACGGCTCCTACGGATCCGCGAACTATTGGGTCGGCCCGGTCTTCACCGCCGACGACCCGAGCGCGTCCCTGGCGACGGCCAACGCCTCGGAGGTGAGCGCGTCCTCGCTGGCGCACACCGCCGACGCCACGAGCCCGCTCGTCCTCACCCTGCCCGCCTCGACCAAGCTGTCGTCCGTCACGGCGAACGTGACCGTCCTGAGCGGTTCCAAGGCCGCGAAGAAGCTCCACGTCACGGCCGTCACCTCCTACAACCGGGCCACCCACAAGGTGTCCGTGCACCTGTCGTCCCCGCTGCCGGACGGCACCCGGTTCAAGGTCGGCGTCAAGGTCCAGGACAAGAAGCACCACACGGTGAAGTCCAGGACCTGGACCCTGACCAGTAAGACAACCGTCCGCAAGAAGAAGAACTGA
- a CDS encoding DegT/DnrJ/EryC1/StrS family aminotransferase, with the protein MNQIPLVDLKAAHEEVADEVRAGFDRVLANTAFVGGEEVRQFEREYAEFGGVAHCVGVANGTDAVELALRAGGVGPGDEVVIPANTFIATAGAVARIGARPVLADCLPDSHLLDPQAALDAVGPATRAVVPVHLYGQMAEVTGLAAQLPDHVRIVEDAAQCQGATRDGRAPGSGGIAATSFYPGKNLGAYGDAGAVLTDDEELTGLVRAIANHGGVAKYRHDVPGFNSRLDGLQAVVLRAKLKRLADGNAARRAAAARYDELLADLASAGRLVLPVTASGNVHVWHLYVVQVAGADRDDIVGKLNAEGIGAGVHYPAPVHLTPAYRHLGHDRGDFPNAEKAAERILSLPLYPQITPDQQQQVVAALAEALRG; encoded by the coding sequence ATGAACCAGATTCCGCTCGTGGACCTCAAGGCGGCTCACGAAGAGGTCGCCGACGAGGTCCGGGCCGGCTTCGACCGGGTGCTCGCGAACACGGCCTTCGTCGGCGGCGAGGAGGTCCGCCAGTTCGAGCGCGAATACGCCGAGTTCGGCGGCGTCGCCCACTGCGTGGGGGTCGCCAACGGCACCGACGCCGTCGAACTGGCCCTGCGCGCCGGCGGGGTGGGCCCCGGCGACGAGGTCGTGATACCCGCCAACACCTTCATCGCCACCGCCGGTGCCGTGGCCCGGATCGGTGCGCGACCCGTCCTGGCGGACTGCCTGCCCGACAGCCACCTCCTGGACCCCCAGGCCGCGTTGGACGCGGTCGGTCCGGCGACCCGCGCGGTCGTGCCGGTCCACCTGTACGGGCAGATGGCCGAGGTGACCGGCCTGGCCGCGCAACTGCCCGACCACGTAAGGATCGTGGAGGACGCCGCCCAGTGCCAGGGCGCCACCCGCGACGGCCGCGCGCCGGGCAGCGGCGGCATCGCGGCCACCAGCTTCTACCCGGGCAAGAACCTGGGCGCCTACGGCGACGCGGGCGCGGTGCTGACCGACGACGAGGAACTCACCGGCCTGGTCCGGGCGATCGCCAACCACGGCGGCGTCGCCAAGTACCGCCACGACGTCCCCGGGTTCAACAGCCGCCTCGACGGACTCCAGGCCGTCGTCCTGCGGGCCAAGCTCAAACGGCTGGCGGACGGCAACGCGGCTCGCCGGGCGGCCGCCGCCCGCTACGACGAACTGCTCGCCGACCTCGCGTCCGCCGGCCGGCTCGTCCTCCCGGTGACGGCCTCCGGCAACGTCCACGTCTGGCACCTGTACGTCGTCCAGGTCGCCGGAGCCGACCGCGACGACATCGTCGGCAAGCTCAACGCCGAGGGCATCGGCGCCGGGGTGCACTATCCCGCCCCGGTCCACCTCACACCGGCCTACCGCCATCTCGGCCACGACCGGGGCGACTTCCCGAACGCAGAGAAGGCCGCGGAGCGGATCCTGTCCCTGCCGCTCTACCCCCAGATCACCCCCGACCAGCAGCAGCAGGTCGTGGCCGCGCTCGCCGAAGCGCTCCGAGGCTGA
- a CDS encoding acetyltransferase produces MTGLVIVGAGGFARETAQAARDAGEVELLGHLDDDPALHGTDVDGVPVLGGCDLVHDLPEARVVICVGNPRDYAARARLVRRFGLPEDRYTTVIHPTAAVSSTSEIGPGSVLLAHCVLTAAVRVGAQVAVMPHVVLTHDDVVEDYATLTAGVRLGGGVRLERGAYVGSGALVREGTTVGAWSQIGMGSAVLDDVPPGEVWVGSPARRLRAAGAPALDELATSTVGGPLT; encoded by the coding sequence ATGACCGGACTTGTGATCGTCGGCGCGGGCGGCTTCGCCCGGGAGACCGCCCAGGCCGCACGGGACGCGGGTGAGGTCGAGCTGCTCGGACACCTCGACGACGACCCCGCCCTGCACGGCACCGACGTGGACGGCGTGCCCGTCCTCGGCGGCTGCGACCTGGTCCACGACCTGCCCGAGGCACGGGTGGTGATCTGCGTGGGCAACCCGAGGGACTACGCGGCCCGCGCCCGGCTGGTCCGCCGATTCGGCCTGCCCGAGGACCGGTACACCACGGTGATCCACCCGACGGCGGCCGTGTCGTCGACCTCCGAGATCGGCCCCGGCTCGGTCCTGCTCGCGCACTGCGTGCTGACCGCAGCGGTACGGGTGGGTGCCCAGGTGGCGGTGATGCCGCACGTCGTGCTCACCCACGACGACGTGGTCGAGGACTACGCGACGCTCACCGCCGGGGTCCGCCTGGGCGGGGGAGTGCGGCTGGAGCGCGGCGCCTACGTGGGCTCCGGCGCTCTGGTGAGAGAGGGCACGACGGTGGGGGCCTGGTCGCAGATCGGCATGGGGAGTGCCGTACTCGACGATGTTCCGCCGGGCGAGGTCTGGGTGGGGAGCCCGGCCCGACGGCTGCGCGCGGCGGGGGCGCCCGCGCTGGACGAACTAGCGACATCAACAGTGGGGGGACCGCTGACATGA
- a CDS encoding DegT/DnrJ/EryC1/StrS family aminotransferase, which produces MSTDRIPVMIPWLGEEEAKAASDAVLSGWVAQGPRVAAFERAFAERVGAEHAVAVSSCTTALHLSLVALGVGPGDEVVVPSLSFIATANAVRYVGAEPVFADVDPVTGNLTPATVEQVRSPRTEAVLAVHQGGVPADVHALRAACADWDLPLVEDAACAIGSTVGGKPVGHGALLAAWSFHPRKLVTTGEGGMVTTDDAEWATRLRRLREHGMNASAAERHASNKPMLESYLEVGFNYRMTDVQAAIGLVQLGKLDAMIARRRELAARYDALLADVPGLTPVRDPAHGQSNFQSYWVLLAEDFPVGRDDLLAALADAGVSARRGIMAAHLEPAYADHPSVPLPVTERISRDSLILPLFHTMTEAQQDRVVAALREQARG; this is translated from the coding sequence GTGAGCACCGACCGCATCCCCGTGATGATCCCCTGGCTGGGCGAGGAGGAGGCCAAGGCCGCCTCCGACGCCGTGCTGTCCGGCTGGGTCGCCCAGGGCCCCCGGGTCGCCGCCTTCGAGCGGGCCTTCGCCGAGCGGGTGGGCGCCGAGCACGCCGTCGCGGTCAGCTCCTGCACCACCGCACTGCACCTCTCGCTGGTCGCCCTCGGCGTCGGCCCCGGCGACGAAGTGGTGGTGCCCTCGCTGTCGTTCATCGCCACCGCGAACGCCGTACGGTACGTCGGCGCCGAACCGGTGTTCGCCGACGTCGACCCCGTCACCGGCAACCTGACCCCGGCCACCGTGGAGCAGGTGCGCAGCCCGCGCACCGAGGCCGTCCTCGCCGTCCACCAGGGCGGTGTACCCGCTGATGTGCACGCCCTGCGTGCCGCCTGCGCCGACTGGGACCTGCCGCTGGTCGAGGACGCGGCCTGCGCCATCGGCTCGACCGTCGGCGGCAAGCCCGTCGGCCACGGCGCGCTGCTCGCGGCCTGGTCCTTCCACCCCCGCAAGCTCGTCACCACCGGCGAGGGCGGCATGGTCACCACCGACGACGCCGAGTGGGCCACACGGCTGCGCCGACTGCGCGAGCACGGCATGAACGCCTCGGCCGCGGAACGTCACGCGAGCAACAAGCCGATGCTGGAAAGCTACCTGGAAGTCGGCTTCAACTACCGGATGACCGACGTGCAGGCCGCGATCGGCCTGGTCCAGCTCGGCAAGCTCGACGCGATGATCGCCCGCCGTCGCGAACTGGCCGCGCGTTACGACGCGTTGCTGGCCGACGTCCCCGGCCTCACCCCCGTGCGCGACCCCGCGCACGGGCAGAGCAACTTCCAGTCCTACTGGGTGCTGCTCGCCGAGGACTTCCCGGTCGGCCGGGACGACCTGCTCGCCGCGCTCGCCGACGCCGGGGTCTCCGCCCGGCGCGGCATCATGGCCGCCCACCTCGAACCCGCCTACGCGGATCACCCGAGCGTGCCGCTGCCGGTCACCGAGCGCATCAGCCGCGACTCGCTGATCCTGCCGCTGTTCCACACGATGACCGAGGCCCAGCAGGACCGGGTCGTCGCGGCACTGCGCGAACAGGCCCGTGGATGA
- a CDS encoding NAD-dependent epimerase/dehydratase family protein, translating into MSSVRGKKILVTGGAGTIGSNLVDLLAEGGAREIVVLDNFVRGRRANLAKALPSGVVEVVEGDVRDVDTVKKVTEGADLVFHLAAIRITQCAEEPRLANEVLVDGTFNVLEAAAAAGVGKVVASSSASVYGMAEVFPTTERHHAYNNDTFYGAAKAFNEGMLRSFHAMYGLDYVALRYFNVYGPRMDIHGLYTEVLIRWMERIESGEPPLILGDGTQTMDFVDVRDIARSNILAAESDVTDEVFNIASGTETSLRELADGLLEAMGAEGLEPVHGPARSVNSVVRRLADTTQAAERLGFTAEIDLRTGLRDLVQWWRAEREAAK; encoded by the coding sequence TTGAGCAGCGTACGTGGCAAGAAGATCCTGGTCACCGGGGGAGCGGGCACCATCGGCTCCAATCTGGTCGACCTGCTGGCCGAGGGCGGCGCCCGCGAGATCGTCGTACTCGACAACTTCGTGCGCGGGCGCCGGGCCAACCTCGCGAAGGCCCTGCCCAGCGGGGTGGTCGAGGTCGTCGAGGGCGACGTCCGGGACGTCGACACCGTGAAGAAGGTCACCGAGGGCGCGGACCTGGTGTTCCACCTCGCCGCGATCCGCATCACCCAGTGCGCGGAGGAGCCGAGGCTCGCCAACGAGGTCCTCGTCGACGGCACCTTCAACGTGCTGGAGGCGGCGGCCGCGGCCGGCGTCGGCAAGGTGGTCGCCTCCTCCTCGGCGTCCGTCTACGGCATGGCCGAGGTCTTCCCGACGACCGAACGCCACCACGCCTACAACAACGACACGTTCTACGGCGCGGCGAAGGCCTTCAACGAGGGCATGCTGCGCAGCTTCCACGCCATGTACGGGCTGGATTACGTGGCCCTGCGCTACTTCAACGTGTACGGCCCCCGGATGGACATCCACGGCCTGTACACCGAGGTGCTCATCCGCTGGATGGAGCGCATCGAGTCGGGCGAGCCGCCGCTGATCCTCGGCGACGGCACCCAGACCATGGACTTCGTCGATGTCCGGGACATCGCCAGGTCCAACATCCTGGCGGCCGAGTCGGACGTCACCGACGAGGTGTTCAATATCGCCAGCGGCACCGAGACCTCGCTGCGCGAGCTCGCCGACGGGCTGCTGGAGGCGATGGGCGCCGAGGGCCTGGAGCCGGTGCACGGGCCCGCCCGCTCGGTGAACTCGGTGGTCCGCCGGCTCGCGGACACCACCCAGGCCGCCGAACGGCTCGGCTTCACCGCGGAGATCGACCTGCGCACAGGACTCAGGGACCTGGTCCAGTGGTGGCGCGCCGAGCGGGAGGCCGCCAAGTGA
- a CDS encoding Gfo/Idh/MocA family oxidoreductase, with amino-acid sequence MTQSSEPLGVAVVGAGYWGPNLVRNFQASEQFRLRSLVDLDVDRARRVLGGYSTVEATSDYAAVLADPDVAAVAVATPAGTHLDIALAALRAGKHVLVEKPLAATYADGMRLVAEAEERGLTLMCDHTYCYTPAVGRIRELVHSGELGEIHFVDSVRINLGLVQKDIDVLWDLAPHDLSILDFILPAGVEPVAVAAHGADPIGAGQACVAYLTLTLSTGAIAHVHVNWLSPTKVRTTMVGGSKRTLLWDDLNPLQRVSVYDRGVDMAAPQEIGVDERRDMLISYRSGDMVAPAIGEKEALRSMVDEFADSIRTGRAPLTDGRAGLRVLDILEAASRSLEFKGAVVGLRAER; translated from the coding sequence GTGACGCAGAGCAGCGAGCCGTTGGGGGTGGCGGTCGTAGGGGCCGGCTACTGGGGGCCCAACCTCGTCCGCAACTTCCAGGCGAGCGAGCAGTTCCGGCTGCGCTCCCTGGTCGACCTCGACGTGGACCGGGCCCGGCGGGTCCTCGGCGGCTACTCGACCGTCGAGGCCACCTCGGACTACGCGGCCGTCCTCGCCGACCCCGACGTGGCCGCCGTCGCCGTGGCCACGCCCGCCGGAACCCACCTCGACATCGCCCTGGCCGCCCTGCGCGCCGGCAAGCACGTCCTCGTGGAGAAGCCGCTCGCGGCGACCTACGCCGACGGGATGCGCCTGGTGGCCGAGGCCGAGGAGCGCGGGCTCACCCTGATGTGCGACCACACCTACTGCTACACGCCCGCAGTGGGCCGCATCAGGGAACTGGTCCACTCCGGCGAGCTCGGGGAGATCCACTTCGTCGACTCGGTCCGCATCAACCTCGGGCTGGTCCAGAAGGACATCGACGTCCTGTGGGACCTCGCCCCGCACGACCTGTCGATCCTCGACTTCATCCTCCCGGCGGGCGTGGAGCCGGTCGCCGTCGCCGCCCACGGGGCCGACCCGATCGGCGCCGGACAGGCCTGCGTCGCCTATCTGACGCTCACGCTCAGCACGGGGGCCATCGCCCACGTGCACGTCAACTGGCTGTCGCCGACGAAGGTGCGCACCACCATGGTGGGCGGCTCCAAGCGCACCCTGCTCTGGGACGACCTGAACCCCCTCCAGCGGGTGTCGGTCTACGACCGGGGCGTGGACATGGCCGCGCCCCAGGAGATCGGTGTGGACGAGCGCCGGGACATGCTCATCTCGTACCGCTCCGGAGACATGGTCGCGCCCGCGATCGGCGAGAAGGAAGCGCTGCGCAGCATGGTCGACGAGTTCGCCGACTCGATCAGGACCGGCCGGGCGCCGCTGACCGACGGCCGGGCGGGCCTCAGGGTGCTGGACATCCTGGAGGCGGCCTCCCGGAGCCTGGAGTTCAAGGGCGCGGTCGTCGGCCTGCGCGCCGAGCGTTGA
- a CDS encoding sugar transferase has product MTIEVTHEQLLVEHRTPEGRRRPWEKRYRTVLLVADSLAAVAAAFVIHAAYGRWAVALVLPPTWIVAMVAHRSYDRSALGLGTEEYRRVLRGAVALPALAAVAHWSFTHDAGLLHDMIMAALPAAALALLVRYALRRRLHRRWARGRGRSATLLVGPAHGIAELVAVLRRGGAQELRAVGVCLSDPENAAEVRKLGLPVLGGVDTMDDVIRAMGIGTLVVLPAPEFDASVLRRMSWTAAARGVDFLLAPVLADVSAARLAVRPTNGVPLVRVQAPNLSRTSRLPKELLDRSFAAGLLLLLALPMLLIALIVRLDSSGPALFRQQRVGRYGDHFTMFKFRTMRPDSEALREELEHLNQNSDGLLFKVKGDPRITRVGSFLRRSSLDELPQLINVVRGDMSLVGPRPPLPEEVDEYPAEVRRRLLVKPGLTGLWQVSGRSDLPWEEAVRLDLAYVDNWSTSLDLSILARTTTAVVRGTGAY; this is encoded by the coding sequence ATGACCATTGAGGTCACGCATGAGCAACTGCTTGTGGAACACCGAACTCCGGAAGGTCGCCGAAGACCTTGGGAGAAGAGGTACCGGACAGTCCTGCTGGTCGCGGACAGCCTCGCGGCTGTTGCCGCGGCCTTCGTGATCCACGCGGCGTACGGCCGCTGGGCGGTGGCCCTGGTGCTGCCCCCGACGTGGATCGTGGCGATGGTCGCCCATCGCTCCTACGACCGCAGCGCCTTGGGCCTGGGAACCGAAGAGTACCGACGGGTACTTCGCGGTGCGGTCGCGCTCCCGGCGCTCGCCGCGGTCGCGCACTGGTCGTTCACCCACGATGCGGGCCTCCTTCATGACATGATCATGGCTGCGTTGCCCGCCGCCGCCCTCGCCCTGCTGGTCAGGTACGCGCTCCGGCGCCGACTGCACCGCAGGTGGGCGAGGGGCCGGGGGCGGAGCGCCACGCTCCTGGTCGGGCCGGCGCACGGCATCGCGGAGCTGGTCGCCGTGCTGCGGCGCGGCGGTGCCCAGGAACTCCGGGCCGTCGGCGTGTGCCTGAGCGATCCCGAGAACGCGGCGGAGGTCCGCAAGTTGGGGCTCCCCGTCCTCGGTGGTGTGGACACCATGGACGACGTCATCCGGGCCATGGGCATCGGCACCCTGGTGGTGCTGCCCGCGCCCGAGTTCGACGCCTCCGTCCTGCGCCGGATGTCCTGGACTGCGGCCGCGCGGGGCGTCGACTTCCTGCTCGCCCCCGTCCTGGCCGACGTGTCCGCGGCCCGGCTCGCGGTACGGCCCACCAACGGGGTGCCGCTGGTACGTGTCCAGGCGCCGAACCTCTCCCGGACCTCCCGGCTGCCGAAGGAACTGCTGGATCGTTCCTTCGCCGCCGGCCTGCTGCTCCTGCTCGCGCTGCCCATGCTGCTGATCGCCCTGATCGTCCGCCTGGACAGCTCCGGTCCTGCCCTCTTCAGGCAGCAGCGGGTGGGCAGGTACGGCGACCACTTCACCATGTTCAAGTTCCGCACGATGCGCCCCGACTCGGAGGCCCTGCGTGAGGAACTGGAACACCTCAACCAGAACAGCGACGGCCTGCTGTTCAAGGTGAAGGGGGACCCGCGGATCACCCGGGTCGGCTCGTTCCTGCGCCGCAGCTCGCTCGACGAACTGCCGCAACTGATCAACGTGGTCAGGGGCGACATGTCGCTCGTCGGCCCCCGCCCGCCGCTGCCCGAGGAGGTGGACGAGTACCCGGCCGAGGTCAGACGCCGGCTGCTCGTCAAGCCCGGTCTCACCGGGCTGTGGCAGGTCAGCGGCCGCTCGGACCTGCCCTGGGAGGAAGCGGTCCGGCTCGATCTCGCATATGTGGACAACTGGTCGACCAGCCTCGACCTGTCCATCCTGGCGCGCACCACGACAGCGGTGGTGCGCGGAACGGGGGCCTACTGA